In the Chroococcidiopsis sp. SAG 2025 genome, one interval contains:
- a CDS encoding hemolysin family protein → MSSISLEVLTILLLIFANGIFVMSELAIVSARKVRLQSLANQGDKKARVALDLANAPNQFLASVQIGITLLAILSGAFAESAVATRLAPLVSLVPGLAAYNSAIASVTAVLLVTYLTLIIGELVPKQLALNYPEKIATVVAMPLRFLAKIAAPIVYLLSASTDLVVRLLGIRPSTEPQVTEEEIRVLIEQGTEAGTFEAAEQDMVERVFRLGDRPVNALMTPRPDIVWLDLEDTAEENRQKILDSCHSRFPVCQGGLDNVLGISHVTDMLERCLSGQSLDLTVSLRQPVFVPESTRGLKILELFKQTGIHMALVVDEYGVIQGLVTLNDIMVEIVGDVPNAGDLEEPMAVQREDGSWLLDGMLPVDEFFEIFDIEGIPKEHRGSYQTLGGFVITHLGRIPAATDSFAWELLQFEVMDMDGNRVDKVLVTPMEGRGVKSEKED, encoded by the coding sequence ATGTCCTCCATTTCTCTTGAAGTTCTGACGATTCTCCTACTGATATTTGCCAATGGCATCTTTGTGATGTCGGAACTAGCGATCGTCTCGGCAAGGAAGGTAAGGCTACAAAGTCTGGCTAACCAGGGGGATAAAAAAGCTCGTGTAGCTCTAGACTTGGCGAATGCTCCCAATCAGTTTCTAGCTAGCGTGCAAATTGGCATTACGCTACTAGCAATTTTATCTGGTGCTTTTGCAGAATCGGCTGTAGCAACTAGGCTGGCTCCACTGGTAAGTTTAGTCCCTGGACTTGCGGCATACAACAGCGCGATCGCTTCTGTAACTGCTGTTTTACTCGTCACCTATCTGACACTGATTATTGGGGAACTCGTACCAAAACAATTGGCACTCAACTATCCAGAGAAGATTGCAACTGTTGTTGCCATGCCGTTGCGGTTTTTGGCAAAAATTGCTGCTCCTATAGTCTATTTGCTGAGTGCCTCAACCGATCTTGTCGTGCGGCTGTTGGGGATTAGACCTTCTACCGAACCGCAAGTGACAGAAGAAGAAATTCGCGTTTTGATCGAGCAGGGTACGGAAGCGGGGACGTTTGAAGCTGCCGAACAGGATATGGTAGAACGGGTATTTCGGTTAGGCGATCGCCCTGTTAATGCTTTAATGACACCCCGTCCTGATATTGTCTGGCTGGACTTAGAGGACACTGCTGAAGAAAATCGGCAAAAAATCCTCGATAGCTGTCATTCCCGCTTTCCAGTTTGTCAAGGGGGTTTGGATAACGTTCTGGGAATCAGTCACGTTACCGACATGTTAGAGCGTTGTTTGTCCGGTCAATCCCTCGACCTTACCGTATCGTTGCGACAACCCGTATTTGTCCCTGAAAGTACCAGGGGATTAAAAATTCTAGAATTATTTAAGCAAACGGGCATTCACATGGCATTGGTGGTAGACGAATACGGCGTGATCCAGGGCTTGGTGACGCTGAATGACATCATGGTAGAAATTGTAGGCGATGTCCCCAATGCAGGTGATTTAGAAGAACCAATGGCAGTGCAACGAGAAGATGGTTCTTGGTTGTTGGATGGGATGTTACCTGTAGATGAATTTTTTGAAATTTTTGATATTGAAGGAATTCCCAAAGAACATCGAGGTAGTTATCAAACTTTAGGTGGTTTTGTGATTACTCATCTCGGTCGCATTCCTGCTGCTACAGATAGTTTTGCATGGGAATTATTACAGTTTGAAGTGATGGATATGGATGGTAATCGAGTAGATAAAGTGTTAGTGACTCCGATGGAAGGTAGAGGGGTAAAGTCGGAGAAGGAAGATTAG